Proteins from a single region of Platichthys flesus chromosome 16, fPlaFle2.1, whole genome shotgun sequence:
- the LOC133970383 gene encoding uncharacterized protein LOC133970383: MSLCSTTRTQNALGWVSIIWFTSGVISGSQAVDLQVQPQVEAECRTNLTLTCKANSLQKFDIKLFSWANQTKVVCRYEKYQPEPGVLCELSDHTLSLTLLDVMPDNEGRYLCKLHSNVGTSATSTQVTVRGCLERSGFSTNETRAECWFAGVYPSGVVHWFQGGVNLTDSARTWEEEGGRGRFNVVSDLHVEKGNTSLPYKCSLWIPTEGEYLKSHQITLTRKTKSSGSSVALQGICVVVWLVSFLHCIWKS; the protein is encoded by the exons ATGAGTCTCTGCTCCACCACGAGGACGCAGAACGCCCTGGGCTGGGTTTCAATCATCTGGTTCACTTCAGGTGTCATCTCTG GCAGTCAGGCTGTGGATCTGCAGGTCCAACCCCAGGTGGAGGCAGAGTGTAGAACAAACCTGACGCTGACATGTAAAGCCAACTCTTTGCAGAAATTTGACATTAAATTATTTTCCTGGGCGAATCAAACTAAAGTTGTGTGTCGATATGAAAAATACCAGCCTGAGCCTGGGGTCCTGTGTGAGCTCTCTGACCACACACTCAGTCTGACTCTCCTCGACGTGATGCCGGACAACGAGGGCAGGTACCTCTGCAAGCTTCATTCCAACGTGGGAACAAGTGCGACCTCCACTCAGGTCACAGTACGAG GTTGTCTTGAAAGATCTGGTTTCTCCACCAATGAGACTCGTGCCGAGTGCTGGTTCGCTGGAGTCTATCCCAGCGGCGTCGTCCACTGGTTCCAGGGAGGCGTCAACCTAACGGACTCAGCGAGGACATGGGAAGAGGAGGGCGGACGAGGACGGTTCAATGTCGTGAGTGACTTACACGTGGAGAAAGGAAACACAAGCCTGCCGTACAAATGCTCCCTGTGGATACCGACTGAAGGGGAGTATCTCAAGAGTCATCAGATAACTTTAACCAGGAAGACAAAGTCGTCCGGCAGCTCGGTCGCACTGCAGGGGATCTGTGTTGTGGTTTGGTTGGTTTCTTTTCTTCACTGCATTTGGAAAAGTTGA